The Microcella sp. genome includes the window ACGCCAGGCAGTTCGGCGATGCGCTCTTCGATCTCGTTCGGGTACACGTTGAACCCGCTGACGAGCACCATGTCTTTCTTGCGGTCGACGATGGTGAAGAATCCGTCGGAATCCATCTCGGCGATGTCGCCGGTGCGGAAGAAGCCGTCGACGATCGACGCGGCGGTGTCGTCGGGCCGCTGCCAGTAGCCGGCCATGACCTGCGGGCCGCGTGCGGCGATCTCGCCCGGGGTTCCGGGCGCCACTTCAGCACCCGACTCGTCGATGCACCGCAACTCTGTCGACGGAACCGGAATGCCGATGGTGCCGGCCTTCGCGGTCGGCCCGAAGGGGTTGAAGCTCAGCACCGGCGACGTCTCGGTGAGGCCGTAGCCTTCGACGATCGGGGTGCCGGTCACCTCGCTCCAGCGCGCTGCCACCGACTCGTGCAGCGCCATGCCGCCTGCCGCCGAGGCCCGCAGGTGCCGCGGGGGGCTGTCGATGAACCAGCGCTCGTTCAGCAGAGCGTTGAACAGCGTGTTGACGCCGGTGACCCAGGTGATCTTGTAGTTCTCGAATGCGCGCTTGAGGTTGCTCGGCGGCCGAGGCGACGGCACGAGAATGTTGCGCGAACCGAGGTGGTAGAACGCCAGCAGGTTCACCGTGAACGCGAAGATGTGGTACAGCGGCAGGGCGGTCAGCACGGTCTCCATGCCCGGCCGCATGTAGGCGCCGCACATCTGGATCATCTGCAGGGTGTTCGACACCAGGTTGCCGTGCGTGAGCATGGCTCCCTTCGAGACGCCCGTCGTGCCGCCCGTGTATTGCAGTGCGGCGACGGTGCTCGCGTCGATGCCGTCGAGGTATGCCTCGAGGGCGGCATCGCTGCGACGCTCTCGTCCGGCGTCGAGCGCCTGTTGAAACGGCGTGTGGTCGACGGTGATGGCGGGCAGCGATCGGTTCCAGTACTTCTGCACCATGCGCACGACGCCCGCGATGACTCGCGGAAAGAACTCGGCGATGCGCACGGTGACGACGGTGCCGATCTCGGTCTTCGGCAGCACCTCGGGCAGTCGGTCGGCGAACATGTCGCTCACGATGAGGGCCTTCGCCCCCGAGTCGGTGAACTGGTGCACCATCTCGGTGGCCGTGTAGAGCGGGTTGGTGTTGACGAGCACGCACCCGGCCTTGAAGACCCCGAAGGCGACGATCGGGTAGCTCAGCGAGTTCGGCATCTGCACCGCGACCCTGTCGCCCTGCGAGAGCCCGACGACTTCGCGCAGGTATGCGGCGAAGTCGTCAGAGAGCGCGTCGATCTGGGCGTAGGTGAGCGAGCCGTTCATGCCGTTCGGCATGCACTGCGTGAACGCCGTCATGTCGGCGTTCGTCGCGGCAGCGGCGCGGATCATCGCCGGGAGATGGGCGAAGGGCGCCTCAGCGAGGTCAGGAGCTACATCGTCGGCGTAGTGGGCTAGCCAGGGGCGTTGGGTCATCGTCGATCTTTCGCCAGAGGGTGGACCGCCAGCGGATACGCCGACGGTGGTGTATTCGCCACATCATAGACCGGGGTCTCCAGCGCCGCGGCTGTCACTGTGCGACTCAGTGCGTCGCCCTGCCGCCTAGGCGTCGTCGTCTGGAGGATTCTGCAGAACCGCGATGATGTTGCCGGCTGGGTCGGTGCACCAGGCGATGTCGGGGCCCTGATTGTGGGCGATGCCACGAGCGATGCCGCGCTCGTCTTGGCCGAAGCCTTCGTAGCGCTCGAAGGCGACTCCGCGGGAGGTCAACTCGTCGACGGCGGCATCGATGTCGTCGACTTCGAGGTTCAGCATCGTGTACGTCGCGGGCGTGTGGTCGGGCTTGGGGTACACGAGCACCCAGCCGCCCCCGGGAAGGTCGATCGACAGCTGGCCCATCATGGCGTCGGTGACGGTGAGGCCGAGCGTGTCTCGGTAGAAGGTGCGTGCCGCGTCGATGTCGGGCACGGCGAATCCGCTGAACGCAAAGGTGTAGGCCGGCATGCCGGGCAGGTTACTCCGCTTCGCCGGCCGTGTCGATGGTGTCGGCGAGAGCCTCGGTGAGTTCGGCGGCGGTCAACTGCCGTGGTTGCTCCTCGATCGACCGAGGCGTCGTGATGACGGTCGACTCGTCGAGGCTGTCGAGTCGACGCGCCGTGACGAGCACTCGGGTCTCGAGCGAGCTCGCGAACTGGTTGTAGGCCTTGACGCTGCGCTCGATCGCGCCCCCGAGGGTGTCGGCGTGCTCGGCGAGCTTGGCCACTCGGGCGTACAGCTCTTTCGACAGATCGAAGAGCATCTTCGCCTCGTCGGTGAGCACCTCTTGCTGCCAGGTGAAGGCGATGGTCTTGAGCACTGCCCAGAAGCTCACGGGGCTCGCGAGGGCGATGCGCTTGCTGAAGGCATACTCGAGCAGCGCGGGGTCTTTCTCGAGCGCGGCAGCGAGCAAAGGCTCGTTCGGGATGAACGCGATGGTGAACTCAGGGCTCGAGTCGAGGCCCGTGAAGTAGTTCTTGGCCGCGAGCTGGTCGACGTGCGCCTTGACGCGTCGGGCGTGGTCGGTGAGCAGCGAGGCGCGCCGTGCCTCTTCTTCACCCGTCGCCGTCGACGGAATGGCGCTCGCTTCGATGTAGGAGTTGTATGGCACCTTGGCGTCGACGGCGATCGACTTGCCGCCGGGCAGCCGCAGCACCATGTCGGGGCGTCGCGCTGTGCCGTCGGCATCGATCGACTCTTGCAAGAAGAAGTCGACTCGATTGAGCAGGCCCGCCGACTCGACGAGTGTGCGCAACTGGGTCTCGCCCCAGACTCCGCGAGTGGCGTTGTTGCGCAGGGCGCTCGCGAGCGACTCTGCCGTGGCGCGCAGCCGCTCTTCGGCCTCGGTGGCGGTGCGCAGCTGCTGACTGAGCTCGCCGTGCTGCCGGCTGCGCTGCTGCTCGAGCTCATCGACCTTCTGTTGCATAGCCCTCAGGGTCGACGCGACGGGCGCGAGCGCTTCGAGCACTCGGCCCTCGTTCTTCTGCTGCGCGTCGCGCTCGGCGTCTCGCTGGCGTGCGAGCGCGAGCTGCTCATCGAGCGCCACTGCTCGGGCTTCGGCCTGGGCGATGCGCACTTCGGCGCCCGTGAGCTGATCGCGCAGAGCATCGACGACGCTCGTCGGCGTGCCGCTGCGTCGACCGAGCAGCAGGCCGACCACGACACCGAGCGCGACGCCGACGACGAGGCCGACCACGAGAGCAAGCAGAGAGTCCATGCTCGCCAGCATGCCACCCACCGCCGACCCGCACGAGCGGTCGTAGGGTGGGCGCATGAGCACCGGCCCCGACCCGCATGAGGTGAGTGCCGACGATCTGCGCTACCTGCTGGCGGTGGCACGGGTCGGTCGGCTCGTCTCGGCGGCCGCACTGCTCGGCGTCGACCACACGACGGTGCGGCGTCGGCTCGATCGGCTCGAGGCGGCGCTCGGCGCTCGGCTGCTCGACCGCGGCGCTGATGGCTGGCAGCTGACGGCGATCGGACGCGACGTCGTCGAGCGCGCTGCCCCGCTCGATGCGCTCGTCGAGCAGGTGGTCGCGGCGGCGTCGGGCAGCGATGCGGTGCGCGGCACGGTGCGGGTGGCGGCGCCCGAAGGCTTCGGCTCGGTGTTCGCGGCTGCGGCGCTCGCGCGGGTGAGGGTCGAGCATCCCGGAATCGCGATCGAGCTCGTCACCTCGACGCGCCCGCTCAGTCTGCGCGGGTCGGGTTTCGATCTCGCGATCACAGTGGGGGCGTCTGCGGGCTCGCGCGTCACGGCCGAGCTGCTCACCGAGTATTCGCTTCGGCTGTACGCGGCGCCTGAATACCTCGAGGCACGGCCGCCGATTCGCACGCTCGCCGACCTCGAGGGCCATGACCTGGTCTTCTATGTGGATGCCCTGCTCACGGTGCGCGAACTCGACCTCGAGTCGCTCGCACTCGAGGGCATGCGGCTCGGGTTCGGGTCGACGAACGTGTTCGCACAGCTCGAGGCCACGCGAGCCGGAGCGGGCATCGGGCTGCTGCACGCCTTCATGGGCGAGGGCGCGGCGGGCCTTGAGCGCGTGCTGCCGGGGGTCGTCGACTTCAGGCTGCCGTTCATGCTGTCGCAGCGTCCAGACAGCCCTGCGGTCGACGCCGTGGCGATCGTGCGCGAGGCTCTCGTGCGCGCGGTCGATGAGCGGCGTGACGAGCTGCTGCCCCCGGGGTAGAGGGTGTGCGTTCTTGCACATGGCCTGTGCGTCAATGGCGCTTGATCGCAGATGACTGAGGGCGCACACTGGGGGCAGGGCCCCACGCACGGCGGCTCGTGAAGCGAAGGAGCACGACATGTCGGTCGTTCAGCACTGGGTCAACGGAGCCGCGTTCGCGGGAGCATCCACCCGCACCGCCCCCGTCTACAACCCCGCTACGGGCGAGGCGCAGCGCCAGGTCGCGCTCGCGACGACGGCCGACGTCGACCACGCCGTGCAGGCGGCGAAGGCCGCGTTCGCGGGCTGGTCGAACACCTCGATCGCCAAGCGCCAGCAGATCATGTTCGCGTTTCGCGAGGGCCTCAACGCGCGCAAGGACGAGCTCGCGGCGATTCTCACCAACGAGCACGGCAAGGTGCTGAGCGATGCGGGCGGCGAGATCGCGCGCGGCCTCGAGGTCGTCGAGCTGGCCACGTCGATTCCGCAGCTCATGAAGGGCGAGTTCAGCGAGAACGTGTCGACGGGCGTCGACGTCTACTCGATTCGCCAGGCCCTCGGCGTCGTGGGCATCATCAGCCCCTTCAACTTTCCGGCGATGGTGCCGCTGTGGTTCTTTCCGCTCGCGATCGCGGCGGGCAACACCGTCGTGCTGAAGCCCTCGGAGAAAGACCCGAGCGCGGCGATCTGGATGGCCGAGCTCTTCAAGGAGAGCGGACTGCCCGACGGCGTCTTCAACGTCGTCAACGGCGATAAAGAGAGCGTGGATGCTCTGCTCGAGCACCCCGATGTGGCCAGCATCTCGTTCGTGGGCTCGACGCCGATCGCCAAGTACATCTACGAGACCGCCTCGAAGCACGGCAAGCGTGTGCAGGCGCTCGGCGGGGCGAAGAACCACATGCTCGTGCTGCCCGACGCCGACCTCGACCTCGTGGCCGACTCGGCCGTCAACGCTGGCTTCGGCTCTGCCGGCGAGCGGTGCATGGCCATCTCGGTTGTCGTGGCCGTCGAGCCCGTGGCCGACGCCCTCATCGAGAAGATCCAGTCGCGCATGAGCGGCCTGAAGGTCGGCGACGGCACGCGCAACTGCGACATGGGCCCGCTCATCACGCGCGAGCACCGCGACAAGGTGGCGAGCTACCTCGAGATCGCCGAGACCGACGGCGCCTCAATCGTGGTCGACGGCCGTGGTATCGAGGTCGACGGCGACGCCAACGGCTTCTGGCTCGGCCCGACCCTCATCGACAAGGTGCCGACGAGCTCGAAGGTCTACACCGAAGAGATCTTCGGCCCCGTGCTCTCGGTCGTGCGCGTGAAAAGCTACGACGAGGGCCTCGCCCTCATCAACGGCTCGCAGTACGGCAACGGCACGGCGATCTTCACGAACGACGGCGGCGCAGCGCGCCGCTTCCAGAACGAGGTGACCGTGGGCATGGTCGGCATCAACGTGCCGATTCCCGTTCCGGTCGGCTACTACTCGTTCGGTGGCTGGAAGAACTCGCTGTTCGGCGACGCGAAGGCCTACGGCACGCAGGCGATTCCGTTCTTCACGCGCGAGAAGGCGGTCACCTCGCGCTGGCTCGACCCGAGCCACGGCGGCATCAACCTGGGCTTCCCGCAGAACTAGGGGCGATCTAGACGAAGCTGCGTGAGGGGTACGGAGCGATCAGCCGCACCACTCGATCTGCCTCTCCGACAACTGCCGCGACCATGTCGGTGGCGTCTTCGGGGTCGCTGACGCGCGCGGGGTCGACGGGGTCGAGCAGGTAGGCGATGCCCTGCGCGTGGGGGTAGTCGAGTGCGGGCGAAAGCGATCGAACGTCGGCGCCCGAGCCGCCGACGCGAAGGCCATCGACGGTGCGGATGCTCACCTCGCCGATCTGTGCCGCATCGACTTGCACGGTGGCGGGCAAGAAGTATTCGTTGCGGGGCTTGCCGAGGTCGATGGCACTGAAGTAGAGCAGCCCCTCGAAGTCATAGGTCTCGTAGTCGGCGTAGTGCGTTCCGTCGCCCAGGTTGAGCCCGGGTGCGGGCGCTGGCCCGAAGGCGAGCTCGAGCACCTCGAGAGCTGCCTCGGTCTCGTCGGCCCAGATGAACGAGCCGACGAGCGTGCCGTCGGTGTCGTAGAGCTCGACTCCGGCGCCGCGCACGACGAGCTCGCTGGGCACTGCTGCCTCGGGTTCGGGCGTGGCCGAGGGCGAGCTCGCTGGTGCGGCAGCGGTCGGGGTCGCCACGGGCGCCGGGGTCGAGCACCCCGCGAGGGCGACGAGCGTGAGTGCGGCCACTGCCGCGAGTCGAGTGCGCATGAGCCCAGCATTGCGCGTGCGAGTTGCGCGAGGCAATGAGCAGTATCTACTCGGGGTGCTCAACAATAGGTATGATCTATGCATGAACACTGCGGTTCACACGACTCTGCTCATGCACGACACCGTCGACGACGCGTTCGTCGAGCAGTACGCGCGCGACGGCTACGCGATTCTGCGCAGCGCCCTCACCCCGGCCGAAGTGGCTGAGGTCAACTCCGAAGCCTTGCGCATCTGCCGGGCCGGTCTGAACCCGGTCGATTCTGGGGCGGATGCTCACCCGGGGCAGAGCGACGCCGACGTCTTGCGGCAGTACCTGTGCATCCACCACCCGCACAAAATCAGCGACGTCGCCCGGCAGATCATGCACCACCCTCGGATCGTCGACGGCCTCACGCGGGTGATCGGCCCGAACGTCAAGGCTATGCAGTCGATGCTGTTCATCAAGAGCGAGGGCAAGCCCGGCCAGGCTTGGCATCAAGACGAGCACTTCATTCCGACGCGCGACCGCTCGCTCGCCGGGGTCTGGATCGCCCTCGACGACGCCACCACCGAGAATGGCTGCCTGTGGGTGCTGCCCGGCTCGCACGCGTGCGGCGTGCTCTACCCCGACCGCGAGCAGACCGACGAGCGCTTCGACTGCACCGACGAGGCCTTCGGGTTTCCGTACACGGACGACGAGGCGGTGCCGGTCGAGGTGCCCGCGGGCGCTGCGCTGTTCTTCAACGGCTACTTGCTGCACCGTTCGCTCGAGAACTCAGGCGCCCACGGCTACCGACGCGCGCTCGTCAACCACTACATGAGCGCCGAGTCGCTGCTGCCGTGGCAGAACGCCGAGGGTCGGCACTTCGCCGAGTACGACTTTCGCGACATCGTCATGGTTGCGGGCGAAGACCCGTATGCCTACAAGGGGCTGCGCGACCTCAACGTTCCCGGCTCGCGTGCCGACAAGTCGGGCGGCTGCGACCGCTGAGGCCGACCTCGCCTGTTGCGGTTCGCGACGCCGTCGGCAGTGCCGGGGGGCGACGGTGCCAACGTCAGCGCGAAAGGGCACCACCATCATCCTCGGCATAACATAAGTGCCTCACTTTGACGAGACGCCACACGTTTCGACGCCCGTCGCTCCGCGGGAGCTGGTGACTACGACGCTAGAAGAGGGTTTCAGCGCGCGACGCGACGTGCGTTGGGTTACCAGGCTGTAGCGGCGGCTAGGCGGTAAGTAGAAACTCCGAGAACGAGTCGACGGGCGTCTGGCCGAAGTAGTGCCCGTGCGTACGCATGACCGTATCGATGCTGTCCGAGCCAATGAGGACAATCTCATAGTCGACTTCGTCGTGATGAAGCTTCTCCGCGGCCGTGTACGCAGCAGTCGCACGCGTCGAATCCGAGTAGGTGTTGGTGCTGATGAGCTTCTGCTGCGAGTGGCTGTACACGAGCAAGAAGTGAACTGTGGGCGCTGGCATTATTCTCCCTTTCGGCGGAAGTAGCCATCGTTGATGACTTTCTCCCGGGCCTCGCGGAACTTCGTGATGGACGAATCGCTACGCGGCACTCCGTATTCGAGACTATAGATCATCTCACCAGCTCCTGAGAAGTAGTCCATGAGGCTTTCGGGGCCGACTCCGTCCTTGAGGGTAAGGCCGTGTCGCGAGTCCGTTCGCTCGATGGAGTCGGCCCATCTCTGTTGACCAACGGTTCGCAACTGCACTTCTATCTTGCGGTCGAACTTGAGGATGGTCAGGTGGTAGGCGCGATACCCCATTGACGTCGGCGAGTGCACGTTCCGACGCTCAGCGATGATGATGTCTTTCCAAGTGCGGCCCACATGCTCTCGAACATGCTCCAAGACGTCCGCGTCCGGGAGTACCGCTCGACAACCCCCGATGTCTTCGAGGCGAGCCAGACCGCCATGACCCATCCGGTTGAGCTTCCTCAGTATTCGAGGGACGCGCTTGAGTCTTTGGGAAACGATCGGTTGTACGCCGGTCTCGCTACGTACGATCTGACGAAGCCCCTGGGAAGTAGCACCGAGAGGTCTTTGATGCGCAGCGCGGTAGTCACTTACTACCCTTACGGCCGCGGCATATTTCTCCGGGTCGTAGTTCTTGACGAAGTCCACCCCGCTCATAGCAAGCAGATCGGACAAGTAGTCGCCCGCTTTGTTGATCTGGTTCTTGCTCGGTAATTGAGGGACGGATGGCACGGCCTGAGCATACGGGATGTGTGAGTTATGGTCAGTGGCGTATCCAGCGTTTTTGCCGTGCCGTGCCGTGCCGGGCACGGCGTCACCCCTCTCCGACAGAATGACTACATGCTCGATGCGAAGATCTCCCAACTTGTCGCCGACTATGGCGTCGAAGTGAAGGCGAAGCTGGCCGGCACGGGCGAGCCCGAAGAGGCGTTGCGCGTTCCCATCGAGCACCTCGTCACCGCGATTGGCGAGTTCGGCGGCAAGAAGACCATCCTCGACGGCGAGGCGCACCTCACCGAGCTGAGCTCGCGCCCCGACTTCGCCGTGCGGGTGAAGGGCGCCGTCGTCGGCTACATCGAGGTGAAGAAGGCGGGGCTCTCGCTCGACCCGAGCACGTTCTCGGGCCACAACCGGGACCAGTGGAACCGCCTGAAAGACCTGCCGAACCTCGTCTACACGAACGGCTCAGAGTGGCGCCTTTACCGGGGCGAGCCGCAACCCGCGCTCGTCGCGCAACTGAGCGGAGGCCCCCTCGATGTCGCCGGTGCCGCGCTGACCCCCGACTCGAACTTTGCGCACCTCGTCTCTGACTTCTTGAACTGGTACCCCGTGCCGATCAAGACCGTTCCCAAGCTCGTCAGCACGATCGCTCCGATCACGCGGATGCTGCGCACCAAGGTCATCGAACAGCTCGCCTTTGAGACCGCGCGGGTGAAAGCTGGCGCCCCGAAGCACCAGCAACTCTTTCTCGGCCTCGCGAACGACTGGCGCTCGCTGCTGTTTCCCGACGCGAGCGACGAGGTCTTCGCCGACGGCTATGCCCAGACGGTCACCTTTGCTCTGCTGCTCGCGCGCACCGAGCAGATCGACCTCGAGTCGACGAGTCTCTATGAGGTCGGCCAGCAGCTTGGCGCCGACCACTCGCTCATGGGCAAAGCCTTGCAGTTGCTCACGAACGATGTGAAGGGCGACTTCGTTCCGACGATCGACCTGCTACGGCGGGTGATCGGCGCGGTGCAGTGGGATGCCGTGCGCAAGAACAAAGACACCTACCTACACCTCTACGAGAACTTTCTCGCCGAGTATGATCCCGAACTACGTAAAGCCACCGGCACCTACTACACCCCGCACGAGGTCGTCGATCAGATGGTGCGCTTGGCCGAAGAGGCGCTCGTCATCAAGCTCGGCAAGCCCAAGGGTTTTCTCGACCCGAGCGTAACCACGATCGACCCCGCGATGGGCACCGGCACCTTTCTCCACTCGATCATCGAGCATGTAGCCGAGAAGGTCGAGCACACCGAAGGCCCCGGTGCCGTGCCCGGTACGATCACCGAGCTCGCCTCGCGGCTGATCGGCTTCGAGCTGCAGCTCGGCTCGTACACGGTCGCCGAGCTGCGCACCACCGACCTGCTGCGCAGCTACAAAGCGAACCCGCCTAAGGGTGGAATGCGCATGTTCGTGGCCGACACGCTCTCTTGATCCGGATGCTGATGTCACCGCGATCTCGTCTGGTCTCGCCGCGATTTCGGAGAGCAAGCGGCAGGCCAACCGCATCAAGGCCGACGTGCCGGTCACGGTCGTCATCGGAAACCCGCCCTACGCCGAGCGTGCGGAGGGCATGGGTGGCTGGATCGAGAAAGGCTCGGCCGCTACACGCAACGACAAGAAGTCGGTCGCGAAGGCAAAGCTCGATGACTTTCGGATGCCCGGCAACGGTCTCACCGAGTACGTGCTCAAGAACCTCTACATCTACTTCTGGCGCTGGGCGACGTGGAAGGTCTTTGAGTCGGTGCCTGCCGACCAGGCCGGTGTCGTGTGCTTCATCTCGACCGCCGGGTACCTGCGCGGGCCTGGCTTCAAGGGCATGCGCTCGTACTTACGCCGCGAGGCCGACGAAGGCTGGATCATCGACCTCACCCCCGAGGGCCAGACGCCGGACGTTCCGTCCCGCATCTTCCCCGGTGTGCGCCAGCAGCTTGCCATCGGCATATTCGTGCGCCGGGCCGACCACGACGCCGCGACTCCCGCGCCCATTCAATACCGGTCGCTGCACGGGAAGCAGGCTGACAAGTTCCGGGCTCTCGCGCAGCTCGATCTGACGACTGGGTGGGAGCGTGCGCGTGATGGGCTGACCGAACCGCTCACGCCCGCCGCCGGCGCGTGGGACGCCTTTCCCGCGGTCGGCGATCTACTCGCCTGGGTCTCGCCAGGAGTTAAGGCCAACCGAACGTGGGTGTACGCGCCGAGTGCAGCAATCCTTCGCGATAGATGGTCGACATTGCGAACCTCACGCGGTACATCGAACTTTGTGTCCAACTTCAAGGTCACCCGGGACTCTCGAGTGGACCAGGGCAAAGCCCCGCTTTCTGGCTCGGCCAGCGTGGATTCGACCGTTGGCCTGGACAAGTCGATGGATGGTGAGCCCGATACGAGTCGTGTCTCCTACCGTTCGCTGGACCGACAGTGGATAGTTAGCGACCACCGCGTTATTGATCAAGCACGTCCGGAC containing:
- a CDS encoding CoA-acylating methylmalonate-semialdehyde dehydrogenase, which translates into the protein MSVVQHWVNGAAFAGASTRTAPVYNPATGEAQRQVALATTADVDHAVQAAKAAFAGWSNTSIAKRQQIMFAFREGLNARKDELAAILTNEHGKVLSDAGGEIARGLEVVELATSIPQLMKGEFSENVSTGVDVYSIRQALGVVGIISPFNFPAMVPLWFFPLAIAAGNTVVLKPSEKDPSAAIWMAELFKESGLPDGVFNVVNGDKESVDALLEHPDVASISFVGSTPIAKYIYETASKHGKRVQALGGAKNHMLVLPDADLDLVADSAVNAGFGSAGERCMAISVVVAVEPVADALIEKIQSRMSGLKVGDGTRNCDMGPLITREHRDKVASYLEIAETDGASIVVDGRGIEVDGDANGFWLGPTLIDKVPTSSKVYTEEIFGPVLSVVRVKSYDEGLALINGSQYGNGTAIFTNDGGAARRFQNEVTVGMVGINVPIPVPVGYYSFGGWKNSLFGDAKAYGTQAIPFFTREKAVTSRWLDPSHGGINLGFPQN
- a CDS encoding type ISP restriction/modification enzyme, producing the protein MPVTVVIGNPPYAERAEGMGGWIEKGSAATRNDKKSVAKAKLDDFRMPGNGLTEYVLKNLYIYFWRWATWKVFESVPADQAGVVCFISTAGYLRGPGFKGMRSYLRREADEGWIIDLTPEGQTPDVPSRIFPGVRQQLAIGIFVRRADHDAATPAPIQYRSLHGKQADKFRALAQLDLTTGWERARDGLTEPLTPAAGAWDAFPAVGDLLAWVSPGVKANRTWVYAPSAAILRDRWSTLRTSRGTSNFVSNFKVTRDSRVDQGKAPLSGSASVDSTVGLDKSMDGEPDTSRVSYRSLDRQWIVSDHRVIDQARPDLWAANEAARSVFVNEQHSKPISSGPALTFSALLPDMDNFKGSEGGRTLPLLHPDGTPNLAPGLLEGLAAEASIQADHEDLLAYVAGVVAHPAFTATFVDELTTPGVRVPITRDVALWARAVELGREVIWLHTYAERYVDPAAGREAGNVRSGWPMDAQPKSLEAVTTMPVKLQYDDVRGHIVFTDDDGDRNGAWGPVPREVFDYTVGGMNVISSWFKYRKKNPGGKKTSPLDDIHVDEWPHEWTLEFTELLTVLTRLVSLEPAQAELLEQVLAGSLITKDELASAGVRWPETRDDRKPRRKVAANTLDIFGDETE
- a CDS encoding DNA recombination protein RmuC, which produces MDSLLALVVGLVVGVALGVVVGLLLGRRSGTPTSVVDALRDQLTGAEVRIAQAEARAVALDEQLALARQRDAERDAQQKNEGRVLEALAPVASTLRAMQQKVDELEQQRSRQHGELSQQLRTATEAEERLRATAESLASALRNNATRGVWGETQLRTLVESAGLLNRVDFFLQESIDADGTARRPDMVLRLPGGKSIAVDAKVPYNSYIEASAIPSTATGEEEARRASLLTDHARRVKAHVDQLAAKNYFTGLDSSPEFTIAFIPNEPLLAAALEKDPALLEYAFSKRIALASPVSFWAVLKTIAFTWQQEVLTDEAKMLFDLSKELYARVAKLAEHADTLGGAIERSVKAYNQFASSLETRVLVTARRLDSLDESTVITTPRSIEEQPRQLTAAELTEALADTIDTAGEAE
- a CDS encoding N-6 DNA methylase yields the protein MLDAKISQLVADYGVEVKAKLAGTGEPEEALRVPIEHLVTAIGEFGGKKTILDGEAHLTELSSRPDFAVRVKGAVVGYIEVKKAGLSLDPSTFSGHNRDQWNRLKDLPNLVYTNGSEWRLYRGEPQPALVAQLSGGPLDVAGAALTPDSNFAHLVSDFLNWYPVPIKTVPKLVSTIAPITRMLRTKVIEQLAFETARVKAGAPKHQQLFLGLANDWRSLLFPDASDEVFADGYAQTVTFALLLARTEQIDLESTSLYEVGQQLGADHSLMGKALQLLTNDVKGDFVPTIDLLRRVIGAVQWDAVRKNKDTYLHLYENFLAEYDPELRKATGTYYTPHEVVDQMVRLAEEALVIKLGKPKGFLDPSVTTIDPAMGTGTFLHSIIEHVAEKVEHTEGPGAVPGTITELASRLIGFELQLGSYTVAELRTTDLLRSYKANPPKGGMRMFVADTLS
- a CDS encoding VOC family protein, with product MPAYTFAFSGFAVPDIDAARTFYRDTLGLTVTDAMMGQLSIDLPGGGWVLVYPKPDHTPATYTMLNLEVDDIDAAVDELTSRGVAFERYEGFGQDERGIARGIAHNQGPDIAWCTDPAGNIIAVLQNPPDDDA
- a CDS encoding LysR family transcriptional regulator, producing the protein MSTGPDPHEVSADDLRYLLAVARVGRLVSAAALLGVDHTTVRRRLDRLEAALGARLLDRGADGWQLTAIGRDVVERAAPLDALVEQVVAAASGSDAVRGTVRVAAPEGFGSVFAAAALARVRVEHPGIAIELVTSTRPLSLRGSGFDLAITVGASAGSRVTAELLTEYSLRLYAAPEYLEARPPIRTLADLEGHDLVFYVDALLTVRELDLESLALEGMRLGFGSTNVFAQLEATRAGAGIGLLHAFMGEGAAGLERVLPGVVDFRLPFMLSQRPDSPAVDAVAIVREALVRAVDERRDELLPPG
- a CDS encoding AMP-binding protein, producing the protein MTQRPWLAHYADDVAPDLAEAPFAHLPAMIRAAAATNADMTAFTQCMPNGMNGSLTYAQIDALSDDFAAYLREVVGLSQGDRVAVQMPNSLSYPIVAFGVFKAGCVLVNTNPLYTATEMVHQFTDSGAKALIVSDMFADRLPEVLPKTEIGTVVTVRIAEFFPRVIAGVVRMVQKYWNRSLPAITVDHTPFQQALDAGRERRSDAALEAYLDGIDASTVAALQYTGGTTGVSKGAMLTHGNLVSNTLQMIQMCGAYMRPGMETVLTALPLYHIFAFTVNLLAFYHLGSRNILVPSPRPPSNLKRAFENYKITWVTGVNTLFNALLNERWFIDSPPRHLRASAAGGMALHESVAARWSEVTGTPIVEGYGLTETSPVLSFNPFGPTAKAGTIGIPVPSTELRCIDESGAEVAPGTPGEIAARGPQVMAGYWQRPDDTAASIVDGFFRTGDIAEMDSDGFFTIVDRKKDMVLVSGFNVYPNEIEERIAELPGVLEVGVVGIPDDKSGEAVRAYIVATHTPPTEAQVIAHCRETLAAYKVPKSVRFVDELPKSPIGKILRRELRAEAVTSATASIETQGRELS
- a CDS encoding RelA/SpoT domain-containing protein gives rise to the protein MPGTARHGKNAGYATDHNSHIPYAQAVPSVPQLPSKNQINKAGDYLSDLLAMSGVDFVKNYDPEKYAAAVRVVSDYRAAHQRPLGATSQGLRQIVRSETGVQPIVSQRLKRVPRILRKLNRMGHGGLARLEDIGGCRAVLPDADVLEHVREHVGRTWKDIIIAERRNVHSPTSMGYRAYHLTILKFDRKIEVQLRTVGQQRWADSIERTDSRHGLTLKDGVGPESLMDYFSGAGEMIYSLEYGVPRSDSSITKFREAREKVINDGYFRRKGE
- a CDS encoding phytanoyl-CoA dioxygenase family protein, which codes for MNTAVHTTLLMHDTVDDAFVEQYARDGYAILRSALTPAEVAEVNSEALRICRAGLNPVDSGADAHPGQSDADVLRQYLCIHHPHKISDVARQIMHHPRIVDGLTRVIGPNVKAMQSMLFIKSEGKPGQAWHQDEHFIPTRDRSLAGVWIALDDATTENGCLWVLPGSHACGVLYPDREQTDERFDCTDEAFGFPYTDDEAVPVEVPAGAALFFNGYLLHRSLENSGAHGYRRALVNHYMSAESLLPWQNAEGRHFAEYDFRDIVMVAGEDPYAYKGLRDLNVPGSRADKSGGCDR